One Epinephelus fuscoguttatus linkage group LG10, E.fuscoguttatus.final_Chr_v1 genomic window carries:
- the LOC125895270 gene encoding vitellogenin-2-like isoform X1, with translation MRVFVLAFTLALAAGYQVNFAPEFAAGKTYVYKYEALVMGGLPEEGLARAGVKVRSKVMISAAAADIFMLKLVDPEIFEYSGIWPKDAFIPATKLTSALAAQLLTPIKFEYANGVVGKVFAPAGISATVLNIYRGILNVFQLNIKKTQNVYELQEPGAQGVCKTHYVITEDAKADRILLTKTKDLSHCQERIIKDIGLAYTERCAECEARGKTLKGTAAFNYIIKPAATGALILEASATELIQFSPFNILNGAAQMEAKQVLTFLEIEKTPVEPIRAEYLHRGSLQYEFGSELLQTPIQLLRISNAEAQIVEILNHLVTNNVAKVHEDAPLKFIELVQLLRVARLESIEALWTQFKARPDHRHFILHAIPAIGTHVALKFLKEKFTAGELTIAEAAQALLASVHMVTADLEAIKLAEGLAANQKIQENPVLREIVMLGYGTLIAKYCAETPTCPAELVRPIHELLVQAVARGETEELIILLKVLGNAGHPASLKPIMKLLPGFGSAAAALPLRVHIDAVLALRNIAKKEPKLIQDAAVQMFMNKALHPELRMVAAIVLFETKLPMGLVTTLADALLQEKNLQVASFVYSYMKAMTKNTAPDLASVAAACNVAVKILSPKFDRLSYRFSRALYIDAYHSPYMMGAAASAFYVNDAATVLPRAIVAKARTYMAGAYADVLELGVRTEGIQEALLKIPEAPENADRMTKMKAVMKALSDWRAHPTSQPLASVYVKFFGQEIAFANVNKAIIDQIIELATGPAIQTYGRKALDALLSGFTLHYAKPMLVAEVRRILPTTVGLPMELSFYTAAMAAASVEFQATVTPPLPENFHAAQLLKSDINMRAAITPSISMHTYAVMGVNTAFIQAALLSRARVHTIVPAKVEARIDMIKGNFKLQLLPVQGVDKIASALVETFAVARNVEDLAAAKFTPMIPAEVAKRLSRESFSSKISWMASSLAGSMSASSEIIPVDLPSKITRKLKLTKAFEKKMCAEIETFGIKACTEIESRNAAFIRDCPLYAMIGKHAVLVEVAPAAGPIIEKIEIEVQVGEKAAEKIIKVINLSEEEEILEDKNVLMKLKKILVPGLKNSTSASSSSSSSRYSSSRSSVSSSASSSSSSRRKSKMVDITAPVSKVSKRLSSSSSSASSSRSSLLSSSRSSSSSSSRSSLLSKQELYEMKFTKHHIHQHALSTVRASSKSSAYSFEAIYNKAKYLANAVTPAVTILIRAVRADHKIQGYQIAAYFDKATARLQLIFANLAENDHWRICADGVMLSRHKLMAKIAWGIECKQYETEITAETGAVGKEPAARMKITWEKLPPSMKRYAKEISELISRLAKEYEINLAKVKNVRNQIKLSVAVATETSLNVVLKTPKRTIYKLGVGLPISLPIGETAAELVPYQNNWADRVSYMISKAHAVECTMAKDTLTTFNKRKYKNEMPHSCYQVLAQDCTQELKFIVLLKRDQTQEQNQLNIKIANIDVDLYPKDSVIMAKVNGVEIPISNLPYQHPTGKIQIKQRGEGIALHAPSHGLQEVYLDLNALKVKVVDWMKGQTCGLCGKADGEIRQEYRTPNERVSKNAVSYAHSWIVPAKSCRDASECYMKLESVKLEKQVILQGQESKCYSVEPVMRCLPGCLPVRTTTVTVGYHCVPIDSNLNSEGLSSIYEKCIDLRETAEAHLACRCTTQCA, from the exons ATGAGGGTGTTTGTGCTAGCCTTCACTTTGGCCCTTGCGG CGGGTTACCAGGTCAACTTTG CCCCTGAGTTTGCAGCTGGAAAGACCTATGTCTACAAATATGAAGCCCTTGTTATGGGTGGCCTGCCTGAGGAGGGCCTGGCACGGGCCGGAGTGAAAGTCCGTAGCAAAGTTATGATCAGTGCAGCGGCTGCCGACATCTTCATGCTGAAA CTTGTTGACCCTGAAATCTTCGAGTACAGTGGCATCTGGCCCAAGGATGCTTTCATCCCGGCCACCAAGCTCACATCAGCCCTGGCTGCTCAGCTCCTGACACCCATCAAGTTTGAGTATGCCAACGGTGTTGTCGGCAAAGTTTTCGCTCCAGCTGGCATCTCTGCAACTGTGCTGAACATCTACAGGGGAATCCTCAACGTCTTCCAGCTGAACATCAAGAAGACTCAGAACGTCTATGAGCTGCAAGAG CCTGGCGCACAGGGTGTGTGCAAGACCCACTATGTCATCACTGAGGACGCAAAGGCTGATCGCATCCTGTTGACCAAGACCAAGGACCTGAGCCACTGCCAGGAGAGAATCATCAAGGACATCGGTCTGGCTTACACAGAGAGATGCGCTGAGTGTGAGGCT AGAGGAAAGACCCTGAAGGGAACCGCTGCTTTTAACTACATCATCAAGCCAGCAGCCACAGGCGCTCTGATCCTGGAGGCATCTGCAACAGAGCTCATCCAGTTCTCACCTTTCAACATCTTGAATGGTGCTGCCCAGATGGAGGCTAA GCAAGTCCTGACATTCCTGGAGATTGAGAAGACCCCAGTGGAGCCCATCAGAGCTGAATATCTTCACCGTGGATCCCTGCAGTATGAGTTTGGTAGCGAGCTTCTCCAGACACCCATCCAGCTTCTGAGGATCAGCAACGCTGAGGCTCAG ATTGTTGAGATCCTGAACCACCTAGTGACCAACAATGTGGCCAAGGTCCATGAAGACGCCCCTCTGAAGTTTATTGAGCTCGTCCAGCTGCTGCGTGTGGCCAGACTTGAGAGCATTGAGGCCCTCTGGACTCAGTTTAAAGCTAGACCCGATCACAG GCACTTTATCCTGCATGCTATCCCTGCCATTGGTACCCACGTTGCTCTGAAGTTCCTCAAGGAGAAGTTCACTGCTGGTGAGCTGACTATTGCTGAAGCTGCTCAGGCACTGCTGGCATCTGTGCACATGGTGACAGCCGACCTGGAGGCCATCAAGCTTGCTGAA GGCCTGGCTGCAAACCAGAAGATCCAAGAAAACCCAGTTCTGCGTGAGATTGTCATGCTGGGCTATGGCACCCTGATTGCTAAATACTGTGCGGAGACCCCAACCTGCCCAGCTGAGCTTGTGAGG CCCATCCACGAACTTCTTGTCCAAGCTGTTGCCAGAGGTGAAACTGAGGAGCTCATCATCCTTCTCAAAGTCCTAGGTAATGCTGGACATCCTGCCAGCCTCAAGCCAATCATGAAGCTCCTGCCTGGCTTtggcagtgctgctgctgctttgccaCTCAGAGTTCACATTGACGCTGTTCTGGCCCTGAGGAACATTGCGAAGAAGGAGCCCAAGCTG ATCCAGGATGCCGCTGTTCAGATGTTCATGAACAAGGCTCTCCACCCAGAGCTCCGCATGGTTGCTGCTATCGTACTGTTTGAGACCAAGCTGCCCATGGGTCTGGTGACTACTCTTGCCGATGCCCTCttgcaagaaaaaaatctgcaggtCGCTAGCTTTGTGTATTCATACATGAAGGCCATGACCAAGAACACCGCTCCTGACTTGGCCTCTGT TGCTGCTGCCTGTAACGTTGCTGTGAAGATCCTCAGTCCCAAATTTGACAGACTGAGCTACCGCTTCAGCAGAGCTCTCTATATTGATGCCTACCACA GCCCCTACATGATGGGTGCTGCCGCTAGCGCCTTCTACGTCAACGATGCTGCAACTGTTCTGCCAAGAGCCATTGTTGCTAAGGCTCGCACCTACATGGCAGGAGCTTATGCTGATGTTCTTGAG cttggAGTGAGAACCGAGGGAATCCAGGAGGCCCTTCTGAAAATCCCTGAGGCTCCTGAGAATGCTGACAGGATGACCAAGATGAAAGCAGTTATGAAGGCT CTTTCTGATTGGAGGGCTCATCCTACCAGCCAGCCCCTAGCCTCTGTGTATGTGAAATTCTTCGGACAGGAAATTGCATTTGCCAACGTCAACAAAGCCATTATTGATCAGATTATTGAG CTTGCCACTGGACCAGCAATTCAGACTTATGGCAGGAAGGCTTTGGATGCTCTGCTGTCAGGTTTCACACTGCATTATGCTAAACCAATGCTGGTTGCCGAGGTTCGTCGCATTCTTCCCACCACTGTTGGTCTGCCCATGGAGCTCAGTTTCTATACTGCTGCTATGGCTGCTGCATCTGTTGAAT TCCAAGCCACTGTGACACCACCTCTGCCTGAAAACTTCCATGCTGCCCAGCTTCTGAAGTCTGACATCAACATGAGGGCTGCCATTACTCCAAG TATTTCCATGCATACCTATGCAGTTATGGGAGTGAATACTGCTTTCATCCAGGCTGCCCTGCTGTCAAGAGCCAGAGTTCACACAATTGTTCCTGCAAAGGTGGAAGCAAGAATCGACATGATTAAGGGCAACTTCAAGCTTCAGCTCCTGCCTGTCCAGGGCGTCGATAAGATTGCATCCGCACT CGTTGAGACTTTTGCTGTTGCAAGAAATGTGGAAGACCTCGCAGCTGCCAAATTCACACCAATGATTCCAGCTGAAGTTGCAAAACGGTTGTCAAGGGAGTCCTTCTCTTCAAAGATCTCATGGATGGCATCCTCTCTGGCTGGTAGCATG TCAGCATCATCTGAAATCATTCCCGTTGACCTGCCAAGTAAAATTACCAGAAAACTGAAACTCACCAAGGCCTTTGAGAAGAAAATGTGTGCTGAGATTGAAACCTTTGGAATCAAGGCATGCACTGAGATTGAGTCTCGCAACGCTGCCTTTATCAGAGACTGCCCTCTCTATGCCATGATTGGAAAACATGCTGTCTTAGTTGAGGTTGCTCCAG CTGCCGGACCAATCATCGAGAAGATTGAAATTGAGGTCCAGGTTGgagaaaaagcagcagaaaagatCATCAAAGTTATCAACCTGAGCGAGGAAGAGGAAATTCTCGAGGACAAGAATGTCCTGATGAAACTCAAGAAAATCCTGGTTCCTGGTCTGAAGAACAGCACATCAGCTTCTTCCAGTTCCAGCAGCTCTCGTTACAGCAGCTCCCGCTCAAgcgtctcctcctctgcatcaTCCAGCTCCTCCTCTCGCCGCAAGAGCAAGATGGTTGACATTACCGCTCCAGTCAGCAAGGTATCAAAGAGACTGAGCAGCTCCTCCAGCAGTGCATCAAGCAGCCGTTCATCTCTCCTTTCCAGCAGCCGCtcttccagctccagctcctccaggtccAGCTTACTGTCCAAG CAAGAACTGTATGAGATGAAGTTTACCAAGCACCACATCCACCAG CATGCCCTTTCCACAGTCCGTGCCAGCAGCAAGAGCAGCGCCTACAGCTTCGAGGCCATCTACAATAAA GCCAAGTACCTCGCTAATGCCGTCACTCCTGCTGTGACCATTCTCATCCGTGCTGTGAGAGCCGACCACAAGATTCAGGGATACCAGATTGCAGCTTATTTTGACAAAGCTACTGCTAGACTGCAGCTCATTTTTGCCAACCTGGCCGAGAACGACCACTGGAGAATCTGCGCAGATGGTGTGATGCTGAGCCGCCACAAGCTGATG GCCAAGATTGCCTGGGGCATTGAGTGCAAGCAGTACGAGACTGAGATCACGGCTGAGACTGGTGCTGTGGGTAAAGAACCTGCTGCCCGCATGAAGATTACCTGGGAGAAACTTCCACCAAGCATGAAGCGCTACGCAAAAGA GATCTCTGAGCTCATTTCCCGCCTCGCTAAGGAATACGAAATAAACCTGGCAAAGGTCAAAAATGTTCGTAACCAGATCAAACTGTCTGTGGCTGTTGCTACTGAGACTAGCCTGAACGTTGTGCTGAAGACACCAAAG AGGACAATTTACAAACTTGGTGTGGGTCTCCCCATTTCCCTGCCAATCGGAGAAACTGCTGCTGAGCTGGTGCCATACCAGAACAACTGGGCTGACAGGGTCTCCTACATGATCTCCAAGGCTCATGCAG TTGAGTGCACCATGGCCAAAGACACACTGACCACATTCAACAAGAGGAAATACAAGAATGAGATGCCTCACTCTTGCTACCAGGTTTTGGCTCAGGATTGCACCCAGGAACTTAAATTCATTGTTCTGCTGAAGAGGGATCAAACACAGGAACAGAACCAGCTCAACATTAAGATCGCAAACAT TGATGTGGACCTGTATCCAAAGGACAGTGTCATCATGGCTAAGGTTAACGGAGTAGAAATCCCCATCAGCAACCTGCCATATCAGCATCCCACAG GCAAAATTCAGATCAAACAGAGAGGTGAGGGCATTGCTCTCCATGCTCCCAGCCATGGTCTCCAGGAGGTCTACCTTGATCTGAACGCACTGAAG GTTAAAGTTGTGGACTGGATGAAGGGACAGACCTGTGGACTCTGTGGAAAGGCCGACGGTGAAATCAGACAGGAGTACCGCACACCTAACGAGCGCGTGTCCAAGAACGCTGTCAGCTACGCTCATTCCTGGATTGTGCCTGCAAAGAGCTGCCGTGATGCTTCTG AGTGTTACATGAAACTCGAATCTGTGAAGCTGGAGAAGCAGGTGATCCTTCAAGGCCAGGAGTCCAAATGCTACTCTGTTGAGCCCGTGATGCGCTGCCTGCCCGGCTGCCTGCCAGTGAGAACCACCACCGTCACTGTCGGCTACCACTGCGTGCCCATTG ATTCTAACCTGAACTCTGAGGGTCTGAGCAGCATCTATGAGAAGTGCATTGACCTGAGGGAAACAGCAGAAGCACACCTGGCCTGTCGCTGCACCACTCAATGCGCTTAA
- the LOC125895270 gene encoding vitellogenin-2-like isoform X3 — protein MRVFVLAFTLALAAGYQVNFAPEFAAGKTYVYKYEALVMGGLPEEGLARAGVKVRSKVMISAAAADIFMLKLVDPEIFEYSGIWPKDAFIPATKLTSALAAQLLTPIKFEYANGVVGKVFAPAGISATVLNIYRGILNVFQLNIKKTQNVYELQEPGAQGVCKTHYVITEDAKADRILLTKTKDLSHCQERIIKDIGLAYTERCAECEARGKTLKGTAAFNYIIKPAATGALILEASATELIQFSPFNILNGAAQMEAKQVLTFLEIEKTPVEPIRAEYLHRGSLQYEFGSELLQTPIQLLRISNAEAQIVEILNHLVTNNVAKVHEDAPLKFIELVQLLRVARLESIEALWTQFKARPDHRHFILHAIPAIGTHVALKFLKEKFTAGELTIAEAAQALLASVHMVTADLEAIKLAEGLAANQKIQENPVLREIVMLGYGTLIAKYCAETPTCPAELVRPIHELLVQAVARGETEELIILLKVLGNAGHPASLKPIMKLLPGFGSAAAALPLRVHIDAVLALRNIAKKEPKLIQDAAVQMFMNKALHPELRMVAAIVLFETKLPMGLVTTLADALLQEKNLQVASFVYSYMKAMTKNTAPDLASVAAACNVAVKILSPKFDRLSYRFSRALYIDAYHSPYMMGAAASAFYVNDAATVLPRAIVAKARTYMAGAYADVLELGVRTEGIQEALLKIPEAPENADRMTKMKAVMKALSDWRAHPTSQPLASVYVKFFGQEIAFANVNKAIIDQIIELATGPAIQTYGRKALDALLSGFTLHYAKPMLVAEVRRILPTTVGLPMELSFYTAAMAAASVEFQATVTPPLPENFHAAQLLKSDINMRAAITPSISMHTYAVMGVNTAFIQAALLSRARVHTIVPAKVEARIDMIKGNFKLQLLPVQGVDKIASALVETFAVARNVEDLAAAKFTPMIPAEVAKRLSRESFSSKISWMASSLAGSMSASSEIIPVDLPSKITRKLKLTKAFEKKMCAEIETFGIKACTEIESRNAAFIRDCPLYAMIGKHAVLVEVAPAAGPIIEKIEIEVQVGEKAAEKIIKVINLSEEEEILEDKNVLMKLKKILVPGLKNSTSASSSSSSSRYSSSRSSVSSSASSSSSSRRKSKMVDITAPMKFTKHHIHQHALSTVRASSKSSAYSFEAIYNKAKYLANAVTPAVTILIRAVRADHKIQGYQIAAYFDKATARLQLIFANLAENDHWRICADGVMLSRHKLMAKIAWGIECKQYETEITAETGAVGKEPAARMKITWEKLPPSMKRYAKEISELISRLAKEYEINLAKVKNVRNQIKLSVAVATETSLNVVLKTPKRTIYKLGVGLPISLPIGETAAELVPYQNNWADRVSYMISKAHAVECTMAKDTLTTFNKRKYKNEMPHSCYQVLAQDCTQELKFIVLLKRDQTQEQNQLNIKIANIDVDLYPKDSVIMAKVNGVEIPISNLPYQHPTGKIQIKQRGEGIALHAPSHGLQEVYLDLNALKVKVVDWMKGQTCGLCGKADGEIRQEYRTPNERVSKNAVSYAHSWIVPAKSCRDASECYMKLESVKLEKQVILQGQESKCYSVEPVMRCLPGCLPVRTTTVTVGYHCVPIDSNLNSEGLSSIYEKCIDLRETAEAHLACRCTTQCA, from the exons ATGAGGGTGTTTGTGCTAGCCTTCACTTTGGCCCTTGCGG CGGGTTACCAGGTCAACTTTG CCCCTGAGTTTGCAGCTGGAAAGACCTATGTCTACAAATATGAAGCCCTTGTTATGGGTGGCCTGCCTGAGGAGGGCCTGGCACGGGCCGGAGTGAAAGTCCGTAGCAAAGTTATGATCAGTGCAGCGGCTGCCGACATCTTCATGCTGAAA CTTGTTGACCCTGAAATCTTCGAGTACAGTGGCATCTGGCCCAAGGATGCTTTCATCCCGGCCACCAAGCTCACATCAGCCCTGGCTGCTCAGCTCCTGACACCCATCAAGTTTGAGTATGCCAACGGTGTTGTCGGCAAAGTTTTCGCTCCAGCTGGCATCTCTGCAACTGTGCTGAACATCTACAGGGGAATCCTCAACGTCTTCCAGCTGAACATCAAGAAGACTCAGAACGTCTATGAGCTGCAAGAG CCTGGCGCACAGGGTGTGTGCAAGACCCACTATGTCATCACTGAGGACGCAAAGGCTGATCGCATCCTGTTGACCAAGACCAAGGACCTGAGCCACTGCCAGGAGAGAATCATCAAGGACATCGGTCTGGCTTACACAGAGAGATGCGCTGAGTGTGAGGCT AGAGGAAAGACCCTGAAGGGAACCGCTGCTTTTAACTACATCATCAAGCCAGCAGCCACAGGCGCTCTGATCCTGGAGGCATCTGCAACAGAGCTCATCCAGTTCTCACCTTTCAACATCTTGAATGGTGCTGCCCAGATGGAGGCTAA GCAAGTCCTGACATTCCTGGAGATTGAGAAGACCCCAGTGGAGCCCATCAGAGCTGAATATCTTCACCGTGGATCCCTGCAGTATGAGTTTGGTAGCGAGCTTCTCCAGACACCCATCCAGCTTCTGAGGATCAGCAACGCTGAGGCTCAG ATTGTTGAGATCCTGAACCACCTAGTGACCAACAATGTGGCCAAGGTCCATGAAGACGCCCCTCTGAAGTTTATTGAGCTCGTCCAGCTGCTGCGTGTGGCCAGACTTGAGAGCATTGAGGCCCTCTGGACTCAGTTTAAAGCTAGACCCGATCACAG GCACTTTATCCTGCATGCTATCCCTGCCATTGGTACCCACGTTGCTCTGAAGTTCCTCAAGGAGAAGTTCACTGCTGGTGAGCTGACTATTGCTGAAGCTGCTCAGGCACTGCTGGCATCTGTGCACATGGTGACAGCCGACCTGGAGGCCATCAAGCTTGCTGAA GGCCTGGCTGCAAACCAGAAGATCCAAGAAAACCCAGTTCTGCGTGAGATTGTCATGCTGGGCTATGGCACCCTGATTGCTAAATACTGTGCGGAGACCCCAACCTGCCCAGCTGAGCTTGTGAGG CCCATCCACGAACTTCTTGTCCAAGCTGTTGCCAGAGGTGAAACTGAGGAGCTCATCATCCTTCTCAAAGTCCTAGGTAATGCTGGACATCCTGCCAGCCTCAAGCCAATCATGAAGCTCCTGCCTGGCTTtggcagtgctgctgctgctttgccaCTCAGAGTTCACATTGACGCTGTTCTGGCCCTGAGGAACATTGCGAAGAAGGAGCCCAAGCTG ATCCAGGATGCCGCTGTTCAGATGTTCATGAACAAGGCTCTCCACCCAGAGCTCCGCATGGTTGCTGCTATCGTACTGTTTGAGACCAAGCTGCCCATGGGTCTGGTGACTACTCTTGCCGATGCCCTCttgcaagaaaaaaatctgcaggtCGCTAGCTTTGTGTATTCATACATGAAGGCCATGACCAAGAACACCGCTCCTGACTTGGCCTCTGT TGCTGCTGCCTGTAACGTTGCTGTGAAGATCCTCAGTCCCAAATTTGACAGACTGAGCTACCGCTTCAGCAGAGCTCTCTATATTGATGCCTACCACA GCCCCTACATGATGGGTGCTGCCGCTAGCGCCTTCTACGTCAACGATGCTGCAACTGTTCTGCCAAGAGCCATTGTTGCTAAGGCTCGCACCTACATGGCAGGAGCTTATGCTGATGTTCTTGAG cttggAGTGAGAACCGAGGGAATCCAGGAGGCCCTTCTGAAAATCCCTGAGGCTCCTGAGAATGCTGACAGGATGACCAAGATGAAAGCAGTTATGAAGGCT CTTTCTGATTGGAGGGCTCATCCTACCAGCCAGCCCCTAGCCTCTGTGTATGTGAAATTCTTCGGACAGGAAATTGCATTTGCCAACGTCAACAAAGCCATTATTGATCAGATTATTGAG CTTGCCACTGGACCAGCAATTCAGACTTATGGCAGGAAGGCTTTGGATGCTCTGCTGTCAGGTTTCACACTGCATTATGCTAAACCAATGCTGGTTGCCGAGGTTCGTCGCATTCTTCCCACCACTGTTGGTCTGCCCATGGAGCTCAGTTTCTATACTGCTGCTATGGCTGCTGCATCTGTTGAAT TCCAAGCCACTGTGACACCACCTCTGCCTGAAAACTTCCATGCTGCCCAGCTTCTGAAGTCTGACATCAACATGAGGGCTGCCATTACTCCAAG TATTTCCATGCATACCTATGCAGTTATGGGAGTGAATACTGCTTTCATCCAGGCTGCCCTGCTGTCAAGAGCCAGAGTTCACACAATTGTTCCTGCAAAGGTGGAAGCAAGAATCGACATGATTAAGGGCAACTTCAAGCTTCAGCTCCTGCCTGTCCAGGGCGTCGATAAGATTGCATCCGCACT CGTTGAGACTTTTGCTGTTGCAAGAAATGTGGAAGACCTCGCAGCTGCCAAATTCACACCAATGATTCCAGCTGAAGTTGCAAAACGGTTGTCAAGGGAGTCCTTCTCTTCAAAGATCTCATGGATGGCATCCTCTCTGGCTGGTAGCATG TCAGCATCATCTGAAATCATTCCCGTTGACCTGCCAAGTAAAATTACCAGAAAACTGAAACTCACCAAGGCCTTTGAGAAGAAAATGTGTGCTGAGATTGAAACCTTTGGAATCAAGGCATGCACTGAGATTGAGTCTCGCAACGCTGCCTTTATCAGAGACTGCCCTCTCTATGCCATGATTGGAAAACATGCTGTCTTAGTTGAGGTTGCTCCAG CTGCCGGACCAATCATCGAGAAGATTGAAATTGAGGTCCAGGTTGgagaaaaagcagcagaaaagatCATCAAAGTTATCAACCTGAGCGAGGAAGAGGAAATTCTCGAGGACAAGAATGTCCTGATGAAACTCAAGAAAATCCTGGTTCCTGGTCTGAAGAACAGCACATCAGCTTCTTCCAGTTCCAGCAGCTCTCGTTACAGCAGCTCCCGCTCAAgcgtctcctcctctgcatcaTCCAGCTCCTCCTCTCGCCGCAAGAGCAAGATGGTTGACATTACCGCTCCA ATGAAGTTTACCAAGCACCACATCCACCAG CATGCCCTTTCCACAGTCCGTGCCAGCAGCAAGAGCAGCGCCTACAGCTTCGAGGCCATCTACAATAAA GCCAAGTACCTCGCTAATGCCGTCACTCCTGCTGTGACCATTCTCATCCGTGCTGTGAGAGCCGACCACAAGATTCAGGGATACCAGATTGCAGCTTATTTTGACAAAGCTACTGCTAGACTGCAGCTCATTTTTGCCAACCTGGCCGAGAACGACCACTGGAGAATCTGCGCAGATGGTGTGATGCTGAGCCGCCACAAGCTGATG GCCAAGATTGCCTGGGGCATTGAGTGCAAGCAGTACGAGACTGAGATCACGGCTGAGACTGGTGCTGTGGGTAAAGAACCTGCTGCCCGCATGAAGATTACCTGGGAGAAACTTCCACCAAGCATGAAGCGCTACGCAAAAGA GATCTCTGAGCTCATTTCCCGCCTCGCTAAGGAATACGAAATAAACCTGGCAAAGGTCAAAAATGTTCGTAACCAGATCAAACTGTCTGTGGCTGTTGCTACTGAGACTAGCCTGAACGTTGTGCTGAAGACACCAAAG AGGACAATTTACAAACTTGGTGTGGGTCTCCCCATTTCCCTGCCAATCGGAGAAACTGCTGCTGAGCTGGTGCCATACCAGAACAACTGGGCTGACAGGGTCTCCTACATGATCTCCAAGGCTCATGCAG TTGAGTGCACCATGGCCAAAGACACACTGACCACATTCAACAAGAGGAAATACAAGAATGAGATGCCTCACTCTTGCTACCAGGTTTTGGCTCAGGATTGCACCCAGGAACTTAAATTCATTGTTCTGCTGAAGAGGGATCAAACACAGGAACAGAACCAGCTCAACATTAAGATCGCAAACAT TGATGTGGACCTGTATCCAAAGGACAGTGTCATCATGGCTAAGGTTAACGGAGTAGAAATCCCCATCAGCAACCTGCCATATCAGCATCCCACAG GCAAAATTCAGATCAAACAGAGAGGTGAGGGCATTGCTCTCCATGCTCCCAGCCATGGTCTCCAGGAGGTCTACCTTGATCTGAACGCACTGAAG GTTAAAGTTGTGGACTGGATGAAGGGACAGACCTGTGGACTCTGTGGAAAGGCCGACGGTGAAATCAGACAGGAGTACCGCACACCTAACGAGCGCGTGTCCAAGAACGCTGTCAGCTACGCTCATTCCTGGATTGTGCCTGCAAAGAGCTGCCGTGATGCTTCTG AGTGTTACATGAAACTCGAATCTGTGAAGCTGGAGAAGCAGGTGATCCTTCAAGGCCAGGAGTCCAAATGCTACTCTGTTGAGCCCGTGATGCGCTGCCTGCCCGGCTGCCTGCCAGTGAGAACCACCACCGTCACTGTCGGCTACCACTGCGTGCCCATTG ATTCTAACCTGAACTCTGAGGGTCTGAGCAGCATCTATGAGAAGTGCATTGACCTGAGGGAAACAGCAGAAGCACACCTGGCCTGTCGCTGCACCACTCAATGCGCTTAA